The genomic segment AATCGACCGACAATCGATTTGCAGATGCCGGAGGCAGATACCGGCTCAGCGGCTGGCAAGCTGGCCGCGATAGCGGTCGGCCAGCGTGCCGACGCGGACCACGTAGCGCTGGGTTTCGGCATACGGCGGCACCCCGCCATGGCGCTGCACCGCGCCTTCGCCGGCGTTGTAGCCGGCCGCGGCCAGAGTCAGGTCACCGTTGAAGCGCTTCAGCAGCCACGCGAGATACTCGACGCCGCCGCGGATGTTCTGCTCCGGGTCGAAGGCGTTGACCACGCCGAAACGCGCTGCAGTGGCCGGCATCAGCTGCATCAGCCCCTGGGCACCGGCGCGCGACAGCGCATTGGGATTGAATGCGGACTCGGCATGCATGATCGCGCGCACGATCGCTTCGTCGACACCGAACTCGCGGGCCGCGCGCGCGACCTCGTCGCGGTAGGCGTTCTCGTTGAGCCGCACGCTGCCGAAGTTCACGCCCGGCGCGGCGCCGCAGGCATAGCAGGTCTCGAAGAAGCTGTAGCGGATCGTGCGGACCGCGGCGACCTGGGCACTGCCGGCCGGCCGGCTGCTGCTGTAGTGCCGCACGCCGTCCTTCACATACGAATAGACCTGGCCCTGCTGCAGGCGCCGCTGGTTGCTGCCGGTCTGCGCCCGGGGCGCCGGCGTCGGTGCTGCGGTCGCGGCGGCGACCGGCCGGGCCGATGCCGTCGTGGATGCAGGCGCAGGCGAGGACGTGCCGCCCATGAAGGTGGCGGGCGCGCCGCTGTCGACATTCGAGGGTGCCGTCGTCGGCGTGGGCGTCGCAGCTGCCGGGCGCGACGCGCGCGTGGCGCTGGAACGCGGCGCCGCAGGCGCGCTACTGACCAGCCGGCAACTGGCGCCACTGACACGCTTGCTGACGTATTGCGGGATGCCGTCGCCGGAATCGCAGCGATACAACGTACTGCCGGCAACCGGAAAGGCCGCCAGCAGACCGAGTGTCGCGATGAGTCCCCATCCCCGTTTCACGATGCGGAGTGTCCGATGTTCGGCGACGGTTGCCAAGTGCTTGATTGTGAACGTCGCTGGCGGTGATCCGGCGTGCCCCCGAGGACGCGGGCGCGGCGCTTCCCGGTACACTGCCCGCCCTCTTCCAGCCATCCGGCCCGGATTCAACGCCGCGCCCCGGACACGCCATGACCCAGACCGCTTCCGCTGCGCCGAA from the Luteimonas fraxinea genome contains:
- a CDS encoding lytic transglycosylase domain-containing protein; its protein translation is MKRGWGLIATLGLLAAFPVAGSTLYRCDSGDGIPQYVSKRVSGASCRLVSSAPAAPRSSATRASRPAAATPTPTTAPSNVDSGAPATFMGGTSSPAPASTTASARPVAAATAAPTPAPRAQTGSNQRRLQQGQVYSYVKDGVRHYSSSRPAGSAQVAAVRTIRYSFFETCYACGAAPGVNFGSVRLNENAYRDEVARAAREFGVDEAIVRAIMHAESAFNPNALSRAGAQGLMQLMPATAARFGVVNAFDPEQNIRGGVEYLAWLLKRFNGDLTLAAAGYNAGEGAVQRHGGVPPYAETQRYVVRVGTLADRYRGQLASR